In one window of Frigoriglobus tundricola DNA:
- a CDS encoding DUF1559 domain-containing protein, with protein sequence MTPPVARKPGFTLIELLVVIAIIAILIGLLLPAVQKVREAAARMSCSNNLKQIGVALHNYHSTYQTFPAGSTPLGFTVVAELLPYIEQNNLYTQINFTVSAGDPSNSGPTATTIKNLLCPSDVIGVPPAGLAGNNYFANYGTAVQFFQNASVANGVFALRDTKGISVLGITDGSSNTAAFAELKKGDFNNAVYSPADWLNASSLGAPTTADQAYSLCQGISTSNLSYQWLSAGGEWLNDNNTGTAYTHVGLPNSINCGFPANLAFDVNASSYHTGGVNVLLCDGSVKFVTNAIDLPTWRALGTRAGGEVLTLP encoded by the coding sequence ATGACGCCCCCTGTCGCCCGGAAGCCGGGCTTTACGCTGATCGAATTGCTGGTGGTGATCGCGATCATCGCGATCCTGATCGGGCTGTTGCTCCCCGCCGTTCAGAAGGTGCGCGAGGCCGCGGCGCGCATGTCGTGCAGCAACAACCTCAAGCAGATCGGGGTCGCGCTGCACAACTATCACAGCACCTACCAAACGTTCCCCGCCGGATCGACGCCGCTCGGGTTCACGGTGGTCGCGGAACTGCTCCCCTACATCGAGCAGAACAACCTGTACACCCAAATCAATTTCACGGTGTCGGCCGGCGACCCGTCCAACAGCGGTCCGACCGCGACCACCATCAAGAACCTGCTCTGCCCCTCGGACGTGATCGGCGTTCCCCCCGCCGGGCTCGCCGGGAACAACTACTTCGCCAACTACGGCACCGCCGTGCAGTTCTTCCAGAACGCGAGCGTGGCCAACGGCGTCTTCGCCCTCCGGGACACGAAGGGGATCAGCGTGCTGGGGATCACGGACGGGTCGAGCAACACCGCGGCGTTCGCGGAACTGAAGAAGGGCGATTTCAACAACGCCGTCTACAGCCCGGCCGACTGGCTCAACGCCAGCAGCCTCGGCGCGCCGACGACCGCCGATCAGGCTTACTCGCTCTGCCAGGGCATCAGCACGTCGAACCTCAGTTACCAGTGGCTCTCGGCGGGGGGCGAGTGGCTGAACGACAACAACACCGGCACGGCGTACACGCACGTCGGCCTGCCGAACAGCATCAATTGCGGGTTCCCGGCCAACCTGGCCTTCGACGTCAACGCCAGCAGCTACCACACGGGCGGGGTCAACGTGCTCCTGTGTGACGGGTCCGTCAAGTTCGTTACGAACGCGATCGACCTCCCGACCTGGCGGGCGCTGGGCACGCGCGCGGGTGGCGAGGTGCTCACGCTGCCGTGA
- a CDS encoding carboxymuconolactone decarboxylase family protein, producing MRLVAILALAFSATRATAAPPDGPPGPFPVAGNDDAWANLPRDNPPLPPWARVLVGPLPRTTAKMLELDYFHREKNPLGPELAALLRWTAADALGSAFGKSTAEADLRRAGVPARVLAKLGGTDAHEPDVRIATAFARRLTTEGHAITDAEFAELLKVYGPEKVTAIVHTVAYANFHNRVVLGLGAAGEVVPPVAVRFAPERLEKVVTPVRPPWDDLKAVKAGGLSVRVDWGKAGADEVSASLEKQKGRKLRMPLPNPARIKELPTKEREQAERVVWSNVSSGYQPEMPRVWFAALYSFYDEAKVDRVFTNAVFWVVTRTNDCFY from the coding sequence ATGCGACTCGTGGCGATCCTCGCACTCGCCTTCAGCGCGACCCGCGCGACGGCGGCTCCCCCCGATGGTCCGCCGGGGCCGTTCCCCGTCGCCGGCAACGACGACGCCTGGGCGAACCTGCCGCGCGACAACCCGCCCCTGCCGCCGTGGGCGCGGGTTCTCGTCGGCCCGCTGCCGCGGACCACGGCGAAAATGCTCGAACTCGATTACTTCCACCGCGAGAAGAACCCGCTCGGCCCGGAACTGGCGGCCCTCCTGCGCTGGACCGCGGCCGACGCGCTCGGTTCGGCGTTCGGCAAATCGACGGCGGAAGCCGACCTCCGGCGGGCCGGCGTACCCGCCCGTGTGCTGGCCAAACTGGGCGGCACCGACGCCCACGAACCCGACGTCCGGATCGCGACCGCGTTCGCCCGCCGGTTGACCACGGAGGGGCACGCCATCACCGACGCGGAGTTCGCGGAACTGCTCAAGGTCTACGGCCCCGAGAAGGTCACGGCGATCGTCCACACCGTCGCCTACGCCAACTTCCACAACCGGGTCGTACTCGGGCTCGGGGCGGCCGGTGAAGTGGTCCCGCCGGTGGCCGTCCGGTTCGCCCCGGAGCGGTTGGAGAAGGTGGTGACCCCGGTGCGCCCGCCGTGGGACGATCTGAAGGCGGTGAAAGCCGGCGGCCTGTCCGTGCGCGTCGATTGGGGCAAGGCCGGTGCGGACGAGGTGAGCGCGTCACTAGAAAAGCAGAAGGGGCGCAAGCTGCGGATGCCGCTGCCGAACCCGGCGCGGATCAAGGAGCTGCCGACGAAGGAGCGCGAACAGGCCGAGCGCGTCGTCTGGTCGAACGTGAGCAGCGGGTACCAGCCGGAGATGCCGCGGGTGTGGTTCGCGGCCCTCTACAGCTTCTACGACGAGGCGAAGGTGGACCGCGTGTTCACGAACGCGGTCTTCTGGGTCGTGACCCGAACGAACGACTGCTTCTACTGA
- a CDS encoding carboxymuconolactone decarboxylase family protein — MGHAEMLLAVAGLKPDEVKVLTKKLAAGDWSDFPEAQRTAFALAYKLSKEPAAFTDRDRAALVAVFGRERAVDLIWYVSWCNYMTRVADAFQLPLEKENCFTPPEKKDGKGG; from the coding sequence ATGGGCCACGCCGAAATGCTGCTCGCGGTCGCGGGCCTCAAGCCGGACGAAGTGAAAGTGCTCACGAAGAAGTTGGCGGCGGGCGACTGGTCGGATTTCCCCGAGGCGCAGCGAACGGCGTTCGCTCTGGCCTACAAGCTGAGCAAGGAGCCGGCCGCGTTCACCGACAGGGACCGGGCCGCGCTCGTCGCGGTGTTCGGGCGCGAGCGCGCCGTGGACCTCATCTGGTACGTGTCCTGGTGCAACTACATGACGCGCGTCGCCGACGCGTTCCAGTTGCCGCTGGAGAAGGAGAACTGCTTCACGCCGCCGGAGAAAAAGGACGGCAAGGGCGGATGA
- a CDS encoding Gfo/Idh/MocA family protein, with amino-acid sequence MNRRNFMTSAAALVGAPHLFAAPAAEKPIRAGLIGSGWYGKCDLLRLMQVAPTEVVSLCDVDKNMLAAAADLIAARAKTDKKPRTYTDYKEMLKEKDLDVVLVGTPDHWHALPMIAAVEAGADVYVQKPISVDVAEGKAMLAAARKHKRVVQVGMQRRSTPHLIEARNKVVRAGLLGTVGMAEVCCYYHMRAGATPPVSKPPAYFDYEAWTGPAPLRPYDAPRYPDDRGDPLPHRGWWRAFTEYSNGIVGDMCVHMLDMVRWMFDLGWPTKVSSAGGILVQRKARANISDTQTATFEFPEFPVVWTHRTYGEAADREYPWGAIIYGDKGTLKLSVNKYEFFPLYQPKATLSGKPLMEWDKFPEDKDEKDLEQHVASAIRVHMRDFLQARATRGKPVADIEQGHISTASCILANLSMKLGRTLTWDAARHQIVNDAEANTLLKRPYRAGYDHPAG; translated from the coding sequence ATGAACCGGCGCAACTTCATGACCTCGGCCGCCGCCCTCGTGGGGGCGCCGCACCTGTTCGCGGCCCCGGCCGCCGAGAAACCGATCCGCGCCGGGCTCATCGGCAGCGGGTGGTACGGCAAGTGCGACCTGCTCCGGCTCATGCAGGTCGCACCGACCGAGGTGGTGTCGCTGTGCGACGTGGACAAGAACATGCTCGCCGCCGCCGCCGACCTCATCGCCGCGCGCGCGAAGACGGACAAGAAGCCGCGGACCTACACCGACTACAAGGAGATGCTCAAGGAGAAGGACCTCGACGTGGTGCTGGTCGGCACCCCGGACCACTGGCACGCGCTGCCCATGATCGCGGCCGTGGAGGCCGGGGCCGACGTGTACGTGCAGAAGCCGATCAGCGTGGACGTTGCCGAGGGCAAGGCGATGCTCGCCGCCGCCCGCAAGCACAAGCGCGTCGTGCAGGTGGGCATGCAGCGGCGCAGCACCCCGCACCTGATCGAGGCCCGCAACAAGGTCGTGAGGGCCGGCCTGCTCGGTACGGTCGGCATGGCCGAGGTGTGCTGCTACTACCACATGCGGGCCGGCGCGACCCCGCCCGTCTCGAAGCCGCCGGCGTACTTCGACTACGAGGCGTGGACCGGTCCCGCCCCGCTGCGCCCGTACGACGCCCCGCGGTACCCGGACGACAGGGGCGACCCGCTCCCGCACCGCGGCTGGTGGCGGGCGTTCACCGAGTACAGCAACGGCATCGTCGGCGACATGTGCGTCCACATGCTCGACATGGTGCGGTGGATGTTCGACCTCGGCTGGCCCACGAAGGTGTCGTCCGCGGGCGGCATCTTGGTGCAGAGGAAGGCGCGGGCGAACATTTCGGACACGCAAACGGCCACGTTCGAGTTCCCCGAGTTCCCGGTGGTGTGGACCCACCGCACCTACGGCGAGGCGGCCGACCGCGAGTACCCGTGGGGCGCCATCATCTATGGCGACAAGGGCACGCTCAAGCTGAGCGTCAACAAGTACGAGTTCTTCCCGCTGTACCAGCCGAAGGCCACGCTGAGCGGGAAGCCGCTCATGGAGTGGGACAAGTTCCCCGAGGACAAGGACGAGAAGGACCTGGAGCAGCACGTCGCCTCGGCGATTCGCGTTCACATGCGCGACTTCCTCCAGGCCCGTGCGACGCGCGGGAAGCCGGTGGCGGACATCGAGCAGGGGCACATCTCCACCGCGAGCTGCATCCTGGCGAACCTGTCGATGAAGCTGGGCCGCACCCTGACGTGGGACGCGGCGCGGCACCAGATCGTAAACGACGCGGAAGCGAACACGCTGCTGAAGCGGCCGTACCGAGCCGGCTACGACCACCCGGCGGGGTGA
- a CDS encoding serine/threonine-protein kinase: protein MFRALHTTLNIPVAIKFLRTQMAHDGAEFLDRFRAEARLLAQLNHPNVVRVLDFEDDPTRPYVVMEFVEGLSIHELLAQTGRIWWNRAVALLLQAVDGLEAAGKLGIVHRDVKPANILVTRDGTAKVVDLGLAVRIDPEHGPASDLSRSRVDGTVAYMCPERARNPAAVDLRADIYSLGITLFQMVTGRLPFTGTNAFEVIAAHACDPLPTAHEIATDVPPDISALVSRMAAKRPEDRFQSYNDVRAALLAIQKVVS, encoded by the coding sequence GTGTTCCGGGCGCTCCATACGACCCTGAACATTCCGGTCGCCATTAAATTCCTCCGGACCCAGATGGCACACGACGGGGCCGAATTTCTGGACCGGTTCCGCGCCGAGGCCCGGCTCCTCGCGCAACTCAACCACCCGAACGTGGTCCGGGTTCTGGACTTCGAGGACGACCCGACCCGCCCCTACGTGGTGATGGAGTTCGTGGAGGGCCTCAGCATCCACGAGCTGCTCGCCCAGACGGGGCGGATCTGGTGGAACCGGGCCGTGGCGCTGCTGCTCCAGGCCGTGGACGGCCTGGAAGCGGCCGGGAAGCTGGGGATCGTTCACCGGGACGTGAAGCCGGCCAACATCCTGGTGACCCGAGACGGAACGGCAAAGGTCGTGGACCTGGGGCTCGCGGTGCGGATCGACCCCGAACACGGTCCGGCATCGGACCTGTCGCGGTCGCGGGTGGACGGCACCGTCGCCTACATGTGCCCGGAGCGCGCCCGCAACCCCGCCGCAGTGGACCTGCGGGCCGACATCTATTCCCTGGGTATCACGCTGTTCCAGATGGTGACCGGCCGGCTCCCGTTTACCGGAACGAACGCCTTCGAAGTCATCGCGGCCCACGCCTGCGACCCGTTGCCCACGGCCCACGAGATCGCAACCGACGTGCCCCCGGACATTTCCGCGCTCGTGAGCCGCATGGCGGCCAAGCGACCGGAAGACCGGTTCCAGTCGTACAACGACGTGCGGGCCGCCCTGCTCGCTATCCAAAAAGTTGTTTCCTGA
- a CDS encoding 2Fe-2S iron-sulfur cluster-binding protein, with the protein MLKVTLQPINDAVAVPNGSLLLPPLLGKKLNVAMSCGGNGICATCHVRVREGMDQLSAMDAKERRTLALVAEADPTSRLACQTHVHGDGVVIELPRGMYIEKADDLLSLLGTRAPENILHPIRGHILIPQGKIITRTLLVQSRALDEEVRQMKDGLTGRGGGRAVAAPPETRSFPATGRGVAPRPGPRPGPLKDAAPSGSRAPAPAGPVPGTWHGETRRDPAAARTRCARDRARGRVGPAGHPAARGRAQIERFSIRARLAPGPIDRFVHRLDRGPGDRPGLRVTRDPTGPDPHCPFEPRSGTGDHAGPAAHDGPPGRQVSPRRVRRKGRARGRVPGAPYDPEHSGRH; encoded by the coding sequence ATGCTCAAGGTCACGCTCCAACCGATCAACGACGCGGTCGCCGTCCCGAACGGGTCGCTGCTGCTCCCGCCGCTGCTCGGGAAGAAGTTGAACGTCGCCATGTCGTGTGGCGGCAACGGCATTTGCGCGACGTGCCACGTTCGGGTCCGGGAGGGAATGGACCAGCTCTCGGCCATGGACGCCAAGGAGCGGCGGACGCTCGCGCTGGTCGCGGAGGCCGACCCGACGAGCCGCCTGGCCTGTCAAACGCACGTCCACGGCGACGGGGTGGTCATCGAACTGCCCCGCGGGATGTACATCGAGAAGGCCGACGACCTGCTCAGCCTGCTCGGCACCCGTGCGCCCGAGAACATCCTCCACCCGATCCGCGGGCACATCCTGATACCGCAGGGGAAGATCATCACCCGGACGCTCCTGGTGCAATCGCGCGCGCTGGACGAAGAGGTGCGCCAGATGAAGGACGGGCTGACCGGCCGCGGGGGCGGCCGGGCCGTCGCGGCCCCGCCCGAGACGCGGTCCTTCCCGGCGACCGGCCGGGGCGTCGCCCCGCGGCCGGGGCCGCGGCCGGGGCCACTCAAGGACGCGGCCCCGAGCGGGTCGCGGGCGCCCGCGCCGGCGGGACCGGTCCCGGGGACCTGGCACGGGGAAACCCGCCGTGACCCCGCCGCCGCTCGCACCCGCTGTGCCCGCGACCGCGCGCGGGGACGAGTCGGCCCCGCCGGTCACCCCGCCGCCCGCGGGCGCGCGCAAATCGAGCGTTTTTCAATTCGCGCCCGGCTCGCCCCCGGGCCGATCGATCGGTTTGTCCACCGACTTGATCGAGGTCCGGGCGACCGACCTGGTCTCCGTGTCACTCGCGACCCGACGGGACCAGACCCGCACTGCCCCTTCGAGCCCCGCAGCGGGACCGGTGACCACGCCGGCCCCGCTGCCCACGACGGGCCACCGGGTCGGCAAGTTTCTCCTCGTCGAGTGCGTCGGAAGGGGCGGGCTCGGGGTCGTGTTCCGGGCGCTCCATACGACCCTGAACATTCCGGTCGCCATTAA
- a CDS encoding biliverdin-producing heme oxygenase: MWLAAVRERAEVRPEAWLGVLYVFEGSRMGSMALLRPVARALGTHPRPGHGVDYHLDGVADRVPRWQRFKATVNALPLTPEQHQSVVWGATATFRMLHEVYAGLIPAPA; this comes from the coding sequence GTGTGGCTGGCCGCCGTCCGCGAGCGGGCCGAGGTGCGGCCCGAGGCGTGGCTCGGCGTCCTGTACGTGTTCGAGGGCTCGCGGATGGGGTCGATGGCGCTGCTCCGGCCCGTGGCCCGGGCCCTCGGCACCCACCCGCGCCCGGGGCACGGGGTCGATTACCACCTGGACGGGGTCGCCGACCGGGTCCCCCGGTGGCAGCGCTTCAAGGCCACCGTCAACGCCCTCCCGCTGACCCCCGAACAGCACCAGTCCGTCGTGTGGGGCGCGACGGCGACGTTCCGGATGCTGCACGAAGTCTATGCCGGCCTGATCCCCGCTCCCGCATAA
- a CDS encoding globin family protein: MVSRTLLRMDSRYPTAKERSDLLTYLATARARRSALEEVRRAAVRVTDDLIANVRRMYPQFGKHRPQGFDKGHRDMVLLTHMAANAMFLGETDTIDDQFTHWYKTILKGVHLTPQFLVDTFALWRDSLERNLSPDTFVMLRPVVDHLSAALSDLPVPSGNEVGERRQLA, encoded by the coding sequence GTGGTTTCCCGCACCCTGCTCCGCATGGACAGCCGCTACCCGACCGCGAAGGAGCGGTCGGACCTGCTCACGTACCTGGCCACCGCGCGCGCCCGGCGGTCCGCACTGGAGGAGGTGCGGCGGGCGGCGGTCCGCGTGACCGACGACCTGATCGCGAACGTCCGGCGGATGTACCCGCAGTTCGGCAAGCACCGGCCCCAGGGCTTCGACAAGGGCCACCGGGACATGGTGCTGCTCACCCACATGGCCGCGAACGCCATGTTCCTCGGCGAGACCGACACGATCGACGACCAGTTCACCCACTGGTACAAGACGATCCTGAAGGGGGTCCACTTGACCCCGCAGTTCCTCGTCGACACGTTCGCCCTCTGGCGGGACAGCCTGGAGCGCAACCTGTCGCCCGACACGTTCGTGATGCTCCGGCCGGTCGTCGACCACCTGTCCGCCGCCCTGAGCGACCTGCCCGTGCCGTCCGGCAACGAGGTCGGCGAGCGCCGGCAGCTCGCGTAA
- a CDS encoding globin family protein — MNTWFTEIVRDANERALNDQELERITVYYGGLPARLRAAEEVEQLESELAGTLFGELKKKHPYRTLYTRRLVQDLLESLRHMVQAMLADEPRMFRHRWVNHLTRVVAELDLDPGEIQDVYALVLDRSAGKLANHSRELLQPYFDELADALTPALAGR, encoded by the coding sequence ATGAACACCTGGTTCACCGAGATCGTCCGCGACGCCAACGAACGGGCCCTGAACGACCAGGAGCTCGAGCGCATTACCGTTTATTACGGCGGGCTGCCCGCCCGGCTGCGGGCCGCCGAAGAGGTCGAGCAGCTCGAGAGCGAGCTCGCGGGCACGCTGTTCGGGGAGCTGAAAAAGAAGCACCCGTACCGCACCCTGTACACGCGCCGCCTGGTCCAGGACCTGCTCGAGAGCCTCCGGCACATGGTGCAGGCGATGCTCGCCGACGAGCCGCGGATGTTCCGCCACCGGTGGGTGAACCACCTGACCCGCGTCGTCGCCGAGCTGGACCTGGACCCCGGCGAGATCCAGGACGTGTACGCCCTGGTCCTCGACCGCTCCGCCGGCAAGCTGGCGAACCACAGCCGCGAACTGCTCCAGCCGTACTTCGACGAACTCGCCGACGCCCTGACCCCGGCCCTGGCCGGCCGCTAA
- a CDS encoding V4R domain-containing protein has translation MSKPADPQVRLKGNIYARPDYFTTDVTRGATRTPGGTRICALTSDFLLGFRDALVYECGGAFKGVMKSCGRRWGKTFVARFEKELLALYQTPVKDLPAGVVHACLADAFAYHGWGRLTLDLSGAADGVLVAEIGDSVMPALVRESDRPVDHLMAGLLAAVFGHFAGAPLECVQTDCPTRGGAASRFVIAAPERVAQVEAWLDAAPADAPLTHDAVLRKLTHPVAPPASANGTHAAV, from the coding sequence GTGTCCAAGCCCGCCGACCCGCAGGTCCGCCTGAAGGGGAACATCTACGCCCGCCCCGATTACTTCACCACCGACGTCACCCGGGGGGCGACCCGGACGCCGGGGGGCACCCGGATCTGCGCGCTGACGAGCGACTTCCTGCTCGGGTTCCGCGACGCGCTCGTGTACGAGTGCGGGGGCGCGTTCAAGGGCGTCATGAAGTCGTGCGGGAGGCGGTGGGGCAAGACCTTCGTCGCCCGGTTCGAAAAGGAGCTGTTGGCCCTCTACCAGACGCCCGTGAAGGACCTGCCCGCCGGGGTCGTCCACGCGTGCCTCGCGGACGCGTTCGCGTACCACGGGTGGGGCCGGCTGACGCTCGACCTGTCGGGGGCCGCCGACGGGGTCCTGGTGGCCGAGATCGGGGACTCCGTCATGCCCGCGCTGGTCCGGGAATCGGACCGCCCGGTCGATCACCTGATGGCCGGGCTGCTGGCGGCGGTGTTCGGCCACTTCGCCGGCGCGCCCCTCGAGTGCGTTCAGACCGACTGCCCGACCCGGGGCGGGGCGGCGAGCCGGTTCGTGATCGCGGCCCCGGAGCGGGTCGCGCAGGTCGAGGCGTGGCTCGACGCGGCCCCGGCCGACGCCCCGCTGACGCACGACGCGGTCCTCCGCAAACTGACGCACCCGGTCGCCCCGCCGGCATCGGCGAACGGGACGCACGCCGCCGTCTGA
- a CDS encoding V4R domain-containing protein encodes MPAPANDYTAPLDRPSEATLQIFWREKADTRAVSFLRRPGAGEGPIRPVIEARPGVQPYKHNHYFDQEFYRLDPAKGTLHNPYGQRMMRVGEDFMVAMLGALEDEVGQSGAREIMYKCGYQWGLHDMRAFLGRMQAEFEADLARMRVDFLMESWWWPLTIEGWGTWRYDFRQRDKGLLFVELYESAVAQSLGDIGAVVCYFYAGLFASVFSVLSRRSLGCVEMQCYATGEDHCRFVISDSERVDAAAFWRSEGATAKDIIKKLSSI; translated from the coding sequence ATGCCCGCACCCGCGAACGACTACACGGCCCCGCTCGACCGCCCGTCGGAGGCCACGCTCCAGATCTTCTGGCGCGAAAAGGCGGACACGCGCGCGGTCTCGTTCCTGCGGCGCCCCGGCGCCGGCGAGGGGCCGATCAGGCCGGTCATCGAGGCCCGGCCCGGGGTCCAGCCGTACAAGCACAACCACTACTTCGACCAGGAGTTCTACCGCCTGGACCCCGCCAAGGGCACGCTCCACAACCCCTACGGCCAGCGCATGATGCGGGTCGGGGAGGACTTCATGGTGGCCATGCTCGGGGCGCTCGAGGACGAGGTCGGCCAGAGCGGCGCCCGGGAGATCATGTACAAGTGCGGGTACCAGTGGGGCCTGCACGACATGCGGGCGTTCCTCGGGCGGATGCAGGCCGAGTTCGAGGCCGACCTGGCCCGGATGCGGGTCGACTTCTTGATGGAGAGCTGGTGGTGGCCGCTCACCATCGAGGGCTGGGGCACCTGGCGGTACGACTTCCGGCAGCGGGACAAGGGGCTGCTGTTCGTTGAATTGTACGAGTCCGCCGTCGCCCAGTCGCTCGGCGATATCGGCGCGGTCGTGTGCTACTTTTACGCGGGCCTCTTCGCCTCGGTGTTCAGCGTGCTGTCGCGCCGCAGCCTCGGGTGCGTGGAGATGCAGTGCTACGCGACCGGGGAGGACCACTGCCGGTTCGTGATCTCCGACTCCGAGCGGGTGGACGCGGCGGCGTTCTGGCGGAGCGAAGGCGCGACCGCCAAGGACATCATCAAGAAGCTGTCTTCGATCTGA
- a CDS encoding 2Fe-2S iron-sulfur cluster-binding protein, producing MKRVELQPVGTLMEVSTGTRLLDGLLSMKFELDTACGGKGLCATCHVRVHQGGDELTPRTPREERTLRLLDGADGSSRLACQCHVLGEGIVVELPEGVFVQSADALVQLIGHKADYDYLHPITGKTLIGKGKIITRTLMNLFVTLSEELRKLRDEG from the coding sequence ATGAAACGGGTCGAGCTACAACCGGTCGGCACGCTGATGGAGGTCTCCACGGGGACCCGGCTGCTCGACGGGCTGCTGTCGATGAAGTTCGAGCTGGACACCGCCTGCGGCGGCAAGGGGCTGTGCGCCACCTGCCACGTGCGGGTCCACCAGGGCGGGGACGAACTGACCCCGCGGACCCCGCGCGAGGAGCGGACGCTGAGGCTGCTGGACGGGGCCGACGGCTCCAGCCGGCTCGCCTGCCAGTGCCACGTGCTCGGCGAGGGGATCGTGGTCGAGCTGCCGGAGGGCGTGTTCGTCCAGTCGGCCGACGCGCTGGTCCAGCTGATCGGCCACAAGGCCGACTACGACTACCTGCACCCGATCACCGGAAAGACGCTGATCGGCAAGGGCAAGATCATCACCCGAACGCTGATGAACCTGTTCGTGACCCTCTCGGAGGAGCTCCGCAAGCTCCGCGACGAGGGCTGA
- a CDS encoding PAS domain-containing sensor histidine kinase — MRDGDRREAELADTYQADLAAVAVAAAALGDAKSAPAAPALADRYPDHADRVRAGFADAAKEIAGLRNRLASALRILNGLPDAVVVTDAAGSPRYLNQAAEGMFGTTLASAAGKPIVALLADPIAPDAAGADPDRPVTGSGEVLDWIRAGAAGSVVVRTAAPALVELTGAVSKKGARDALVCLVGRDLTVARVREAEERAGVRANATRCLLERYLAETDEPLRQVAAQLRLLIGDAKQSGQRDAMLAKLTAAGRGLRTIDTFHALAQSFRNLVWTKLPEATPSEFMAVEVPNAVGQRLAGRLKARGNNLKVTDQGGWLYADFERVEVALLGALSHACDATQNAQIEVRIRRLGVSAQAPEPATEFHIPDAGPVLTAAMLDVIENPFGHRAPAPLDRFEGVGGHPIGLVVAAWMAGALGGGLRIEADPSGQLGLRLVVPTRLAGGPPATVAAAAPGALDVAPHEETVAGWRLGAPVAQLPA; from the coding sequence GTGCGCGACGGGGACCGCCGCGAGGCCGAACTGGCGGACACCTACCAGGCCGATCTCGCGGCCGTGGCGGTCGCGGCCGCGGCGCTCGGCGACGCGAAATCCGCCCCGGCGGCGCCCGCGCTGGCCGACCGGTACCCGGACCACGCCGACCGGGTGCGGGCCGGCTTCGCGGACGCGGCCAAAGAAATTGCGGGCCTCCGCAACCGGTTGGCGTCCGCGCTCCGCATCCTCAACGGGCTCCCGGACGCGGTCGTCGTGACCGACGCGGCCGGGAGCCCGCGGTACCTGAACCAGGCGGCCGAGGGGATGTTCGGGACCACCCTCGCGAGCGCCGCCGGCAAACCGATCGTCGCGCTCCTGGCCGATCCCATCGCGCCGGACGCGGCCGGCGCCGACCCGGACCGGCCGGTGACCGGGTCGGGCGAGGTGCTGGACTGGATCCGGGCGGGCGCCGCGGGGAGCGTCGTGGTGCGGACCGCGGCCCCGGCGCTCGTCGAACTGACCGGGGCCGTTTCGAAGAAGGGCGCCCGGGACGCGCTGGTGTGTCTCGTCGGGCGGGACCTGACGGTCGCCCGGGTGCGCGAGGCCGAGGAGCGGGCCGGGGTCCGGGCGAACGCCACCCGGTGCCTGCTCGAGCGCTACCTGGCCGAGACCGACGAGCCGCTCCGGCAGGTCGCGGCGCAACTGCGCCTGTTGATCGGGGACGCGAAGCAGTCCGGCCAGCGGGACGCCATGCTGGCCAAGCTGACGGCCGCCGGCCGCGGGCTCCGCACGATCGACACGTTCCACGCCCTGGCCCAGTCGTTCCGGAACCTCGTCTGGACCAAGTTGCCGGAGGCCACGCCGTCCGAATTCATGGCGGTCGAGGTGCCGAACGCGGTCGGCCAGCGGCTCGCGGGGCGGCTCAAGGCGCGCGGGAACAACCTCAAAGTGACCGACCAGGGCGGGTGGCTGTACGCCGACTTCGAGCGGGTCGAGGTCGCGCTGCTCGGCGCCCTCTCGCACGCGTGTGACGCCACCCAGAACGCGCAGATCGAGGTGCGCATCCGCCGCCTCGGGGTCTCGGCGCAGGCGCCGGAACCGGCCACCGAGTTCCACATCCCGGACGCCGGCCCGGTCCTCACGGCCGCCATGCTCGACGTGATCGAGAACCCGTTCGGGCACCGCGCCCCGGCCCCGCTCGACCGGTTCGAGGGCGTCGGCGGGCACCCGATCGGCCTGGTCGTGGCGGCCTGGATGGCCGGCGCCCTGGGCGGCGGGCTGCGGATCGAGGCGGACCCGAGCGGCCAGTTGGGCCTGCGCCTGGTGGTCCCGACGCGGCTCGCCGGCGGGCCGCCGGCGACCGTTGCGGCGGCGGCGCCCGGCGCCCTGGACGTGGCCCCGCACGAGGAAACGGTCGCCGGGTGGCGGCTCGGCGCGCCGGTGGCCCAACTTCCCGCCTGA